A portion of the Chryseobacterium tructae genome contains these proteins:
- a CDS encoding MarR family winged helix-turn-helix transcriptional regulator has protein sequence MISSELLFLMNINKLQSVIARKFDSLSMHGLGFNDFVILYILSQSSESKMRRIDLAEKIGVTASGITRLLNPLEKIGLVARETNERDARVSYVVITPNGKKIFEEAKVIAEHSTKDIISSKKNKALQTATELLSELGGNIK, from the coding sequence ATGATAAGCTCTGAATTATTATTTTTAATGAACATCAACAAACTCCAATCGGTTATTGCCCGAAAATTTGATTCCCTGAGTATGCATGGATTGGGTTTTAATGATTTTGTGATTCTTTATATCCTTAGTCAATCTTCTGAAAGTAAAATGCGCAGGATTGATCTGGCTGAAAAAATAGGAGTTACGGCTTCTGGTATCACACGTTTACTAAATCCTCTGGAAAAAATAGGATTGGTAGCAAGAGAAACTAATGAAAGAGATGCCAGAGTAAGCTATGTTGTTATTACTCCTAATGGGAAGAAAATATTTGAAGAAGCGAAAGTAATTGCTGAACATTCAACTAAGGATATCATTTCCTCAAAAAAAAACAAAGCATTGCAAACAGCAACCGAACTTTTATCCGAGTTGGGTGGAAATATTAAATAG
- a CDS encoding DUF6493 family protein: MLIDEQFKVIYLNYKIKEIIPFLKKLTPKDKRVVAAILKKHINKEWGHNTISVLAALACSTTKEEYEKMRPGFHSIPVELVDELFETDIPDWIGESHLFLNGFDYLKVLEWEQKGYLTLQDEIWASLLSSSSRTEETLFTYPVTLESHIWYLFEHECSITSIYQSRSWKDILKNLVEEKKIDRSRILKASLAAINFNFSKEHNTWFLEAFAYLEPTHKEILNLQDEVFMIFHSTQHSLFPGVLKIINLIVAEKGFKTQDFLQAAATLMTLPTKNIVNALLQVLEKIAKDDKKYHETVCLFLMPVFLNKDKTLQTKGAKLIVKYGDPRSEKIKTELTFYTASLLSDAQSLLAKFLKGNEILERKEMQSYEEASWYISQPITPIEATDDFIFLASQIFNNHEIYHIDLFLDALIRFNDTFEEENFNQLEPTFNAAFKRKEAVGFQHLMATFVINYGLLKQKNKSKVVSDAYLSFPTLENWSEKRTPFIFKAYQKLLLGIFEFLKENKQLPLLSVPEHTPCWITVNTLVDKLKIYQLQKEKPIPFDLEIALLRVKKENLKKGEQYAKEQLNEEYFDLLKPIWEENYFSERYKKEFLDGSFDWQLGYKKIYKWNGTEEVPESLISIENTKELPENASFLDHIFNSYHTMYQDDLIRALYTTPYFSGSLAAGKYNGDLSCSAYQYDIKGNIEFLDSWMKLNLPFQDVHYLLLSAGLFHKDKTFSGMAFEALVNKAVSEDFNILELGIIIGKKINFEWAPVKRFTDILSGFINLSARHNQVFEKLLISILSTVEKPVFNIKKLLELYYELLNQNRTEVNETVAEVLKEWENENNLKKIIHQIKTHERKTL, encoded by the coding sequence ATGCTTATTGACGAGCAGTTTAAGGTTATATATTTAAACTATAAGATCAAGGAAATTATTCCTTTCCTTAAAAAGCTTACACCTAAAGATAAAAGAGTAGTCGCTGCCATTTTGAAGAAACACATCAATAAAGAATGGGGGCACAATACGATATCGGTGTTGGCTGCTTTGGCATGCAGTACAACGAAGGAGGAATATGAAAAGATGAGACCGGGATTCCATTCCATTCCGGTAGAACTTGTTGATGAACTTTTTGAAACCGATATTCCTGATTGGATTGGAGAGAGTCATCTGTTTCTCAATGGATTCGATTATCTGAAAGTGTTGGAATGGGAACAGAAAGGTTATCTGACTCTTCAGGATGAAATCTGGGCTTCTTTGCTTTCTTCATCATCGAGGACAGAAGAAACACTGTTTACCTATCCGGTAACTCTGGAATCCCATATCTGGTATTTGTTTGAGCATGAATGCAGTATTACATCTATTTATCAAAGCAGAAGTTGGAAAGATATTTTAAAAAACCTTGTTGAAGAAAAGAAAATTGACCGTTCAAGAATATTGAAAGCCAGTCTTGCTGCAATCAATTTTAATTTTTCAAAAGAACATAATACCTGGTTCCTGGAAGCTTTTGCTTATCTGGAACCTACTCATAAAGAAATTCTGAATTTACAGGATGAAGTATTTATGATCTTTCATTCCACACAACATTCCTTGTTTCCGGGAGTCTTAAAGATTATCAATTTGATCGTTGCAGAAAAAGGTTTTAAAACACAAGACTTTCTACAGGCTGCAGCAACTTTAATGACCCTTCCAACGAAGAATATTGTCAATGCATTGCTTCAGGTACTGGAAAAAATAGCAAAAGATGATAAAAAATATCATGAAACAGTATGCTTGTTTTTGATGCCTGTCTTTTTGAATAAAGACAAAACACTTCAAACTAAAGGAGCAAAGCTCATTGTTAAATACGGAGATCCTCGATCAGAAAAAATAAAAACAGAACTGACATTTTATACAGCATCCCTTCTTTCTGATGCTCAATCTTTGCTGGCGAAATTCTTGAAAGGAAATGAGATTCTTGAAAGGAAAGAAATGCAGAGCTATGAAGAGGCTTCATGGTATATTTCACAGCCTATTACTCCTATAGAAGCTACAGATGATTTTATTTTCCTGGCTTCTCAGATCTTTAATAATCATGAGATTTACCATATTGATCTGTTTTTGGATGCTTTGATAAGATTTAACGATACTTTTGAAGAAGAAAATTTTAATCAGCTTGAACCTACTTTTAATGCAGCATTCAAAAGAAAAGAAGCGGTAGGATTCCAACATTTGATGGCGACTTTTGTGATTAATTATGGTTTGCTGAAACAGAAAAATAAATCGAAAGTAGTATCGGATGCCTATTTAAGCTTCCCTACGCTTGAAAACTGGAGTGAGAAAAGAACACCCTTTATTTTTAAAGCATATCAAAAGCTTCTTTTAGGGATATTTGAATTTTTAAAAGAGAATAAACAACTTCCGTTACTTTCGGTTCCGGAGCATACACCTTGCTGGATTACGGTGAATACTCTTGTAGATAAATTAAAAATTTATCAACTGCAAAAGGAGAAGCCTATTCCTTTTGATCTGGAGATTGCCTTACTTCGGGTGAAAAAAGAGAATCTGAAAAAAGGAGAACAATATGCAAAAGAGCAGCTTAATGAGGAATATTTTGATCTTCTTAAGCCAATTTGGGAGGAAAACTATTTTTCAGAACGCTATAAAAAAGAATTTCTTGATGGCAGCTTCGACTGGCAGCTGGGATATAAAAAGATCTATAAATGGAATGGAACAGAAGAAGTTCCTGAGTCATTAATCTCTATTGAAAATACTAAAGAACTTCCTGAAAATGCTTCATTTCTGGATCATATTTTCAATTCTTACCATACGATGTACCAGGATGATCTGATTCGTGCTTTATATACCACCCCTTATTTTTCGGGATCATTAGCTGCAGGAAAATACAATGGTGATTTATCCTGTTCTGCCTATCAGTATGACATAAAAGGAAATATAGAATTCCTGGATTCCTGGATGAAACTTAATCTTCCGTTTCAGGATGTGCATTATTTGCTTCTGTCGGCAGGATTGTTTCACAAAGATAAAACATTCTCTGGTATGGCTTTTGAAGCCCTAGTAAACAAGGCGGTTTCGGAGGATTTTAATATTCTGGAACTGGGCATTATCATAGGCAAGAAGATCAATTTTGAATGGGCACCTGTAAAACGATTTACAGATATCCTTTCTGGGTTTATTAATCTGAGTGCCAGACATAACCAGGTTTTTGAAAAACTGTTGATATCCATTCTTTCAACAGTTGAAAAACCGGTTTTTAATATCAAAAAACTTTTAGAACTCTATTATGAGTTGCTGAACCAAAACAGAACTGAGGTAAACGAAACAGTTGCAGAAGTTTTAAAAGAATGGGAAAATGAGAATAACCTGAAAAAAATTATACATCAAATTAAAACACATGAAAGAAAGACTTTATGA
- a CDS encoding GIY-YIG nuclease family protein produces MKNAIKQQLREKAKNHVITMGVLTVKNNITGKQYIKGALNLEALVNKMKFVLQSGLYTNAQLQQDWNEYGSENFSFEFITVIPTQENKYVNYRQEILKAERAALSEIDTELYKL; encoded by the coding sequence ATGAAAAATGCTATAAAACAACAACTTCGTGAAAAAGCGAAAAACCATGTTATTACAATGGGCGTACTTACTGTGAAAAATAATATAACCGGAAAACAATATATCAAAGGAGCATTGAATCTGGAAGCCCTGGTGAATAAAATGAAGTTTGTATTGCAGAGTGGTTTATACACCAATGCTCAGCTACAACAAGACTGGAATGAATATGGAAGTGAAAATTTCAGTTTTGAATTTATCACCGTCATCCCTACTCAGGAAAATAAGTATGTTAATTACCGTCAGGAGATCTTAAAGGCAGAACGAGCTGCTCTATCGGAAATTGACACAGAACTTTACAAATTATGA